A single region of the Pan troglodytes isolate AG18354 chromosome 18, NHGRI_mPanTro3-v2.0_pri, whole genome shotgun sequence genome encodes:
- the LOC129137412 gene encoding LOW QUALITY PROTEIN: apolipoprotein B receptor-like (The sequence of the model RefSeq protein was modified relative to this genomic sequence to represent the inferred CDS: inserted 2 bases in 1 codon): MVIISFLDTQTETDRMDFLRLYLPGLHQALRGALDSLGTFVSYLLGDAVPTVEREAQAAEELGAVAVGKTGKIVEEEAQEDLEGLRGSQNEGAGRLRGPGDDRRREVGSPAVEQTWGWGDGSSHGSQAERQDSGAGETAKAARCQEPSAHLEARKKSKAGSGACQDRSGQAQERQESHEQEMNREERLRSWEQEEEEEEVRAREPGMARGAESEWTWHGETEGKAGAVGPKAAGDNREMEQGVXGETEEPGAEGAGKGEEVVVVEKACESTRAWGMWGPGAEPEDWGILGREEARTTPGREEARAILDREEARTISGGEEAETASGGEEAETASGGEEAGTASGGEEAGIASGGEAGTASGGEEAWMTSGGEAGTASGGEEAGTASGGDEAWTTSGKEEADLLGVRQTEYGAVPGERLLEATGKVWVLEEEGDEEREAEVSPFPKQAQVLGTERTEEAAESQTAGREAVGGQEAGESFEGQVDLRGKEAEMRQDLEIRADRARMEELVQAEEAQEERGSGRDPVAELPSDGEAEGAADLEATPEARPEEELTGEESEAAQTSCGPLGVEWGGLTHSVTKGQGPELMGGAQTPTKQPEEREAGEVELMGVLALNKEEQEGSLEAGPRHAGSVKPEASEAFPGAWENRTRKDMERGNTQEVAADGEQRGEEETAGGQTLAAEAEGDRESELSEVPEAGREGLTTQDAGCGTEEGEASVSENQELDGSTGADAGPCPSLGEAYARETEDEEAEADRTSRRGWSLQAVAVGLPDREDAQTGSVAAGIMGGEVVPDISAAGAGEALEGALGQGWDSREKEEAAAGEHAGGQEFGLECSAEEEVTGRGSQVEAFESREGGPWGGRVEAEESAGAEDSCGLDPAGSQTARAEGMGAMVEAGGLLAEWTLLEEEAVGWQEREQREDSEGRCGDYHPEGEAPRFLDAEGLMVTGGRRAEAKETEPESLEHVRGQEEQPTHQAPAEAAPESVGEAETAEAMGSARGGAANSWSEAPLPGSLLDVSVPRSRVHLSRSSSQRRSRPSFHRTPAWEQQEEPPAPNPPEEELSAPEQRPLQLEEPLEPSPLRHDGTPVPARRRPLGHGFGLVHPGMMQELQARLGRPKPQ; encoded by the exons ATGGTCATTATCAGCTTTCTGgacacacagacagagacagacaggatGGACTTCCTCCGGCTATACCTCCCTGGGCTGCACCAGGCCTTGAGGGGGGCACTG gATTCCCTCGGCACCTTTGTCTCCTACCTCCTGGGAGATGCAGTCCCCACTGTAGAGCGGGAGGCGCAGGCGGCTGAGGAACTGGGGGCGGTGGCGGTGGGAAAGACAGGGAAGATTGTAGAGGAGGAAGCCCAGGAGGACCTGGAGGGCCTTAGAGGCAGCCAAAATGAGGGGGCTGGAAGGCTGAGAGGGCCTGGAGATGACAGAAGACGTGAAGTGGGGAGCCCAGCTGTAGAACAGACCTGGGGCTGGGGAGATGGCAGCTCCCATGGGTCCCAAGCGGAGAGGCAGGACAGTGGGGCTGGGGAGACAGCCAAGGCTGCCAGGTGCCAGGAGCCAAGCGCCCACTTGGAGGCCAGAAAGAAATCCAAGGCAGGGTCTGGGGCTTGCCAAGACAGGAGCGGCCAAGCCCAGGAGAGGCAGGAGTCCCATGAGCAGGAAATGAACAGAGAGGAGAGGCTGAGAAGCtgggaacaggaggaggaggaggaagaggtcagGGCAAGAGAGCCAGGGATGGCCAGAGGGGCGGAGTCAGAGTGGACCTGGCATGGGGAGACGGAGGGGAAGGCTGGTGCTGTTGGGCCAAAGGCGGCAGGGGACAACCGGGAGATGGAGCAGGGGGT AGGGGAAACTGAGGAGCCTGGGGCCGAAGGGGCTGGGAAAGGAGAAGAGGTGGTAGTGGTGGAGAAGGCCTGTGAAAGCACTAGGGCATGGGGGATGTGGGGCCCAGGGGCAGAGCCTGAGGACTGGGGAATCTTAGGCAGAGAGGAGGCCAGGACAACCCCAGGTAGGGAAGAGGCCAGGGCAATTTTAGATAGGGAGGAAGCCAGGACAATCTCAGGCggggaggaggctgagacagcctCAGGCGGGGAGGAGGCTGAAACAGCCTCAGGCGGGGAGGAGGCCGGGACAGCCTCGGGAGGGGAGGAGGCCGGGATAGCCTCAggtggggaggctgggacagCCTCAGGAGGGGAGGAGGCCTGGATGACCTCAggtggggaggctgggacagCCTCAGGAGGGGAGGAGGCCGGGACAGCCTCAGGAGGGGACGAGGCCTGGACGACCTCAGGCAAAGAGGAGGCTGACCTGCTGGGAGTCAGACAGACAGAATATGGAGCAGTCCCAGGAGAAAGGCTCCTAGAGGCTACTGGAAAAGTCTGGGTCCTAGAGGAGGAGGGGGATGAGgagagagaggctgaggtgagccctTTCCCCAAACAGGCCCAGGTCCTGGGCACTGAAAGAACAGAAGAGGCTGCTGAGAGCCAGACCGCAGGGAGGGAGGCTGtgggaggccaggaggcaggggaGAGCTTTGAGGGCCAGGTAGACCTGCGTGgtaaggaggctgagatgaggcaGGACTTGGAGATCAGGGCCGACCGGGCCAGGATGGAAGAGCTGGTACAGGCAGAGGAGGcccaggaggagagagggagcgGCAGGGATCCAGTGGCTGAGCTGCCCTCAGATGGAGAGGCTGAAGGCGCTGCCGACTTGGAGGCAACTCCAGAGGCCAGGCCTGAGGAGGAGCTCACAGGGGAGGAGAGTGAGGCGGCCCAGACTAGCTGTGGCCCACTGGGGGTGGAATGGGGTGGCCTCACACACAGCGTCACCAAAGGCCAGGGACCTGAGCTGATGGGGGGCGCCCAGACCCCAACTAAGCAACCCGAGgaaagggaggcaggggaggtggAGCTCATGGGAGTTCTGGCCCTGAACAAAGAGGAGCAGGAGGGGAGCCTGGAGGCAGGTCCCAGGCACGCGGGGTCTGTAAAGCCTGAGGCctctgaggccttcccaggaGCCTGGGAAAACCGCACGAGAAAGGACATGGAGAGAGGAAATACTCAGGAGGTTGCAGCCGATGGCGAGCAGCGGGGGGAGGAGGAGACTGCGGGAGGCCAGACCCTGGcggctgaggctgaaggagacCGAGAGTCTGAACTATCAGAAGTCccagaggcaggcagggaggggctgaCAACCCAGGACGCGGGATGTGGAACTGAGGAGGGAGAGGCGTCTGTCTCAGAGAACCAGGAGCTGGACGGAAGCACAGGGGCAGACGCAGGGCCTTGCCCGTCACTGGGAGAGGCCTATGCCAGAGAAACTGAGGATGAAGAGGCGGAGGCTGACAGAACATCCAGAAGAGGCTGGAGCCTGCAAGCGGTGGCTGTGGGCCTCCCGGACCGTGAGGATGCACAGACTGGCTCTGTGGCTGCTGGGATTATGGGGGGTGAGGTGGTCCCAGACATCAGCGCTGCTGGCGCTGGTGAAGCTTTGGAAGGGGCGCTTGGGCAAGGCTGGGActcaagagaaaaggaagaggcagCAGCAGGAGAGCATGCAGGTGGGCAAGAATTTGGTCTGGAGTGCTCAGCAGAGGAAGAGGTGACTGGCAGAGGCAGCCAAGTAGAGGCTTTTGAGTCCAGGGAGGGAGGACCTTGGGGAGGGCGGGTAGAGGCCGAGGAATCTGCAGGCGCAGAGGACAGCTGTGGGCTGGATCCCGCGGGCTCCCAGACAGCGAGGGCAGAGGGGATGGGAGCCATGGTGGAGGCTGGGGGGCTTCTAGCAGAGTGGACGCTGTTGGAAGAAGAGGCTGTtggatggcaggagagagaacagAGGGAAGACAGTGAGGGGCGGTGTGGGGACTACCACCCTGAGGGAGAGGCACCAAGGTTCCTTGATGCAGAGGGTCTCATGGTGACCGGGGGCCGGAGGGCAGAGGCCAAGGAGACTGAGCCAGAAAGCCTGGAACACGTCAGGGGCCAGGAGGAGCAGCCAACACACCAGGCCCCTGCAGAAGCTGCACCGGAGTCAGTCGGGGAAGCCGAGACGGCTGAGGCCATGGGCAGTGCCAGAGGAGGTGCTGCCAACAGCTGGAGCGAG GCCCCGCTCCCCGGGTCCCTCCTAGACGTCTCTGTCCCAAGGAGTCGCGTGCACCTCTCGAGAAGCTCCTCACAGCGTCGCTCCCGGCCCTCTTTTCATCGGACTCCGGCCTGGGAGCAGCAGGAggagcccccagcccccaaccctcCTGAGGAGGAGCTGTCAGCTCCTGAGCAGAGACCCCTCCAGCTGGAGGAACCCCTGGAGCCAAGCCCTCTGAGGCATGATGGGACCCCGGTGCCAGCCAGGAGAAGGCCCCTGGGACACGG GTTTGGCCTCGTGCACCCTGGCATGATGCAGGAGCTGCAAGCCCGTCTGGGCCGGCCTAAGCCCCAGTGA